In Bacteroidota bacterium, a single window of DNA contains:
- a CDS encoding recombinase family protein — MEKNKLIGIWIRVSTEDQARGESPEHHEKRARYYAESKGWTVKEVYHLEAVSGKSVMDHPETKRMLADIHKGHITGIIFSKLARLARNTKELLEFADIFRSDNADLISLQEAIDTSSPAGRLFYTMIAAMAQWEREEIADRVAASVPVRAKLGKSLGGAAPFGYQWIDKKLVPDVKEAPVRKLIYDLFLEHKRKKAVARILNTSGYRTRNGSKFSDTTITRLLQDPSAKGLRRANYTKSLGDKKHWELKPSTDWVFTEIEPIVSEETWNHCNKILDEQHKNHKVPARPVVNLFSGVVVCNCGSKMYVPSNSPKYTCPKCRNKIGVEDLESIFHEQLKNFLFSPTEIENYLKGADRTIHEKEELVEGLYQQQKDIKQEMDKMMRLYLDGEMPKEGFGRHYKPLEDRLKQVEAQIPEAQGEIDFLKIQLMSGDQIISEARDLHSRWTTLAADEKRRIAETITEQIIIGHDDVSINLCYLPSSPEMAATGQRNPRDSSHTQA, encoded by the coding sequence GTGGAAAAAAACAAATTAATAGGCATATGGATCCGCGTTTCTACGGAAGACCAGGCGAGAGGGGAAAGTCCGGAACATCACGAAAAGCGGGCGCGATATTACGCCGAATCCAAGGGATGGACCGTCAAAGAGGTTTACCACCTCGAAGCGGTGAGCGGAAAATCGGTGATGGATCATCCCGAAACGAAGCGGATGCTCGCGGATATCCACAAAGGGCATATCACCGGCATCATTTTCTCGAAACTCGCACGCCTCGCAAGAAACACGAAAGAGCTGCTGGAGTTCGCGGATATCTTCCGTTCCGACAATGCCGACCTTATATCGCTCCAGGAAGCGATTGACACCTCTAGCCCGGCCGGCCGCCTCTTCTACACTATGATCGCCGCCATGGCCCAATGGGAGCGGGAAGAGATTGCCGACCGCGTGGCCGCCTCCGTTCCGGTCCGGGCAAAACTGGGAAAATCTCTCGGAGGGGCGGCACCTTTTGGTTACCAATGGATTGACAAGAAACTTGTTCCCGACGTTAAGGAAGCACCAGTCCGGAAGCTCATCTACGATCTTTTCCTCGAACACAAGCGAAAGAAAGCCGTCGCCCGCATTCTCAATACGTCCGGCTACCGTACCCGGAATGGATCGAAATTCAGCGATACCACGATCACGAGGCTTCTCCAGGACCCGAGCGCCAAGGGGCTCCGGCGAGCAAACTACACCAAAAGCCTGGGAGACAAAAAGCACTGGGAGCTGAAACCATCCACCGACTGGGTATTCACCGAGATTGAACCGATTGTTTCGGAAGAGACATGGAATCATTGCAACAAGATTCTCGATGAACAGCACAAGAACCACAAAGTGCCAGCCCGTCCCGTCGTCAATCTCTTTTCGGGAGTCGTCGTCTGCAATTGTGGAAGCAAGATGTACGTCCCCTCGAATTCTCCAAAATACACCTGCCCCAAATGTCGGAACAAGATAGGAGTCGAGGATCTTGAATCGATTTTCCACGAACAGCTCAAGAACTTCCTGTTCTCTCCCACGGAGATTGAGAATTACCTCAAGGGAGCCGACCGGACAATCCATGAAAAGGAAGAGCTTGTTGAGGGACTCTATCAGCAGCAGAAAGACATCAAACAGGAGATGGATAAGATGATGAGGCTCTATCTTGACGGGGAGATGCCCAAAGAAGGCTTTGGAAGGCACTACAAGCCCCTAGAAGACCGGCTAAAGCAGGTCGAGGCTCAGATACCCGAAGCCCAGGGAGAGATCGATTTCCTGAAGATTCAGCTCATGTCCGGCGACCAGATCATCAGCGAAGCCCGAGACCTGCACAGCCGTTGGACAACCCTCGCCGCGGACGAAAAGCGCCGGATCGCCGAGACCATAACGGAACAGATCATCATTGGTCATGACGACGTTTCCATCAATCTTTGCTATCTCCCCTCATCCCCTGAAATGGCGGCAACTGGGCAACGCAACCCCAGGGATTCATCGCACACACAAGCATAA
- the nuoI gene encoding NADH-quinone oxidoreductase subunit NuoI: MEHSKVVRKKDLTVLEKMYIPEIVKGLRLTVAQMFRPKFTVQYPEKKFAPSASFRGRPILVEENGTERCVACGLCSRVCPSLAIEVQAAETKDEKERYPEKFEINMLRCIFCGFCEEVCPEEAIIMSKEYELAFSNQKDALFGKDRLLTPIEKVQDRLDFLRAHR; encoded by the coding sequence ATGGAACACAGCAAGGTTGTTCGGAAAAAGGATCTAACGGTTCTGGAGAAGATGTATATCCCGGAAATTGTGAAGGGGCTGAGGCTGACCGTTGCCCAAATGTTCAGGCCAAAGTTCACTGTTCAGTACCCCGAAAAGAAATTTGCTCCCTCTGCATCGTTCCGTGGGCGGCCGATCCTTGTGGAAGAGAACGGCACCGAGCGTTGCGTGGCCTGCGGTTTGTGCAGCAGAGTGTGCCCGTCGCTGGCTATTGAGGTGCAGGCGGCTGAAACGAAGGACGAAAAGGAACGGTACCCGGAAAAATTCGAGATCAATATGCTCCGCTGTATCTTCTGTGGATTCTGCGAGGAGGTGTGTCCCGAGGAGGCGATCATCATGAGCAAGGAATACGAGCTTGCCTTCTCAAATCAGAAAGATGCCTTGTTCGGGAAGGACCGGCTGCTGACGCCGATCGAAAAAGTTCAGGATCGTCTCGACTTTCTCCGCGCTCATCGTTGA
- the nuoH gene encoding NADH-quinone oxidoreductase subunit NuoH, protein MNIIEPLVKIVFVFLVNLTVVAYLVLVERRVSAFIQNRIGPNRVGPAGMFQPVADIIKLFLKEDIVPKAANKFVHSLAPIISLVVAMTTFAVIPFGNSIHLFGRDFKLMIADVNVGILYLLALSSLGVYGITLSGWSSNNKYSLLGGLRSSAQMISYELSMGLSIIGVLMIAGTLQLNKIVEAQAHGMWFFWRTPVSFITFVVASFAETNRLPFDLPEAEPELVGGYHTEYSGMKFGLFFLAEYANMITASAVITTLYLGGWQLPFVGHLGFSDLAVSLLQVASFAVKVGLVLLFFILVRWTIPRFRYDQLMNIGWKVMLPLSLANILVTGLYFVLR, encoded by the coding sequence ATGAACATCATTGAACCGTTAGTAAAAATCGTTTTCGTCTTCCTGGTCAACCTGACAGTTGTCGCGTATCTCGTGCTGGTTGAACGGAGAGTGAGCGCCTTCATTCAAAACCGCATCGGTCCCAACCGGGTCGGTCCGGCCGGAATGTTTCAGCCTGTTGCCGATATCATAAAGTTGTTTTTGAAAGAGGATATCGTTCCGAAAGCGGCAAACAAATTCGTCCACAGCCTCGCCCCGATCATTTCGCTCGTTGTCGCGATGACGACATTCGCCGTCATTCCGTTCGGCAATTCGATCCACCTGTTCGGCCGCGATTTCAAGTTGATGATCGCGGACGTGAATGTCGGGATACTGTATCTTCTGGCGCTTTCATCGCTCGGAGTCTATGGCATCACCCTCAGTGGATGGTCGTCCAACAATAAGTATTCGCTCCTCGGCGGACTTCGTTCATCGGCGCAGATGATCAGTTACGAACTTTCAATGGGCCTCTCCATCATCGGTGTGCTGATGATAGCGGGGACGCTGCAGTTGAACAAGATCGTCGAAGCCCAGGCGCACGGGATGTGGTTCTTCTGGAGAACGCCCGTCAGCTTCATCACGTTCGTTGTCGCATCGTTCGCGGAAACGAACCGCCTTCCCTTCGACCTGCCCGAGGCTGAGCCGGAACTGGTCGGCGGTTACCACACCGAATACTCGGGAATGAAATTCGGCCTGTTCTTCCTGGCAGAGTACGCGAACATGATAACAGCCTCAGCCGTTATCACAACATTATATCTGGGCGGATGGCAGCTGCCGTTTGTCGGGCACCTGGGATTTTCGGACCTCGCGGTAAGCCTGCTTCAGGTTGCCTCCTTCGCGGTGAAGGTTGGGCTTGTCCTCCTCTTCTTTATTCTTGTCCGCTGGACGATTCCTCGATTCCGTTATGACCAGCTGATGAATATAGGATGGAAGGTCATGCTTCCGCTTTCGCTCGCAAACATCCTGGTGACGGGTCTGTATTTTGTGCTACGATGA
- a CDS encoding molybdopterin-dependent oxidoreductase, whose translation MAKITIDGNQFEVDNKRTIIEAARENGISIPHFCWHPKLSVSGNCRMCLVEVEKMPKLAIACSTQVADGMVVHTNNERVLHARNAVMEFLLINHPLDCPICDEAGECKLQDYAYKHSAGFSRFQEDKVHKPKRVEIGPRVMFDAERCILCSRCIRFCDEVAGVHQLQFVERGDHTVIETFPGEKLDNPYSMNVVDICPVGALTNRDFRFRSRVWEMSFTDSVCQGCARGCNIEIGVRNNEILRLTPRRNEDVNSYWMCDHGRMETFKSVNADTRIKAPMVRRDAGLVDVDWDEAIAKVASELKSFKKSEIAVLGSAFATNEDNFAVQRLAKEVLGTKNVDFMRHIVEGDEDNILIRADKTPNSTGAKAVGVAPAEGGMAFQEIIQAVKEGKIKALYALEDNIAMSPDVADALSKLEFFAVHASNKSATTDFADVVLASSTYAEKNGTVTNFQERVQRIRPAVTTLEQDRALDGFEMSRWDRFAAPNDSWGKGPRRDARPSWKIITILAALMGAKFKYNSSDEVFADIAQKVDGFKGLTYPKIGTKGMVMKAKAGVTA comes from the coding sequence ATGGCAAAAATAACAATCGACGGAAATCAATTCGAGGTTGACAACAAGCGGACGATCATTGAGGCGGCTCGTGAAAACGGCATTTCCATTCCGCACTTCTGCTGGCATCCGAAACTCTCGGTGTCCGGGAATTGCCGTATGTGTCTTGTCGAGGTGGAGAAAATGCCGAAGCTTGCCATCGCCTGTTCGACGCAGGTCGCGGACGGGATGGTTGTTCATACGAACAATGAACGCGTCCTTCACGCGCGGAACGCGGTCATGGAATTCTTGCTGATCAATCACCCTCTTGATTGTCCGATCTGCGATGAAGCGGGGGAATGCAAGCTTCAGGATTATGCGTACAAACACAGCGCAGGTTTCAGCAGGTTTCAGGAAGATAAAGTTCACAAACCGAAGCGCGTTGAGATCGGTCCGCGGGTCATGTTCGATGCCGAGCGATGCATTCTTTGTTCCCGGTGCATTCGGTTTTGCGATGAGGTCGCAGGGGTTCACCAGCTTCAATTTGTGGAGCGGGGGGATCACACCGTCATTGAAACGTTCCCCGGCGAGAAACTCGACAACCCGTATTCGATGAACGTCGTGGACATCTGCCCGGTCGGCGCGCTGACGAATCGCGATTTCAGATTCAGATCCCGGGTATGGGAAATGTCGTTCACGGATAGCGTCTGTCAGGGTTGCGCGCGTGGATGCAATATTGAGATCGGTGTACGCAACAACGAGATTCTCCGCCTTACACCACGACGCAATGAAGATGTCAACAGCTATTGGATGTGCGACCATGGAAGGATGGAAACATTCAAATCCGTCAACGCGGACACACGCATCAAGGCTCCGATGGTACGAAGAGACGCTGGCCTTGTTGACGTCGATTGGGATGAAGCGATCGCAAAAGTTGCTTCGGAGTTGAAGTCGTTTAAGAAATCGGAGATCGCCGTTCTCGGTTCGGCCTTTGCGACCAACGAGGATAATTTCGCTGTACAGCGGCTGGCAAAGGAAGTATTGGGAACCAAGAACGTCGATTTCATGCGCCACATTGTTGAAGGGGATGAAGACAATATCTTGATCCGGGCCGACAAGACACCGAACAGCACGGGTGCAAAAGCAGTCGGCGTCGCTCCGGCGGAAGGAGGGATGGCATTCCAGGAGATCATTCAGGCGGTCAAAGAAGGAAAAATCAAAGCGCTGTATGCCCTGGAAGACAATATCGCGATGAGCCCTGATGTCGCGGACGCGCTCTCCAAGCTTGAGTTCTTCGCGGTTCACGCTTCAAATAAGTCGGCGACAACCGATTTCGCCGATGTTGTCCTCGCAAGCTCGACGTATGCGGAAAAAAACGGGACAGTGACAAATTTCCAGGAACGTGTTCAGCGTATTCGTCCCGCCGTCACAACGCTTGAACAGGACCGGGCCCTCGATGGATTTGAAATGAGCAGGTGGGATCGATTTGCTGCCCCGAACGACAGCTGGGGAAAAGGGCCGCGCCGCGATGCGCGCCCTTCGTGGAAAATCATTACGATCCTTGCTGCGTTGATGGGAGCGAAATTCAAATACAATTCATCCGACGAAGTCTTTGCCGATATTGCGCAAAAGGTCGACGGCTTTAAGGGGCTCACCTACCCGAAGATCGGAACCAAAGGGATGGTGATGAAGGCAAAAGCGGGTGTGACGGCGTAA
- a CDS encoding aminotransferase class I/II-fold pyridoxal phosphate-dependent enzyme — translation MISIRDLNADLLSAEYAVRGPIVSRAQQLEEQGKKIIYCNIGNPQALKQKPLTYLRQILSLVEYPELLDNNEAARLYPADVLVKARSILSRHPSGTGAYTQSAGIPFIRNAVAEFIQRRDGILSDKDHIILTDGASKGVQSALLALLRSPNDGVMIPIPQYPLYSATIALYGGKQIGYYLDEENRWQLNEKALTESITEAMRSGTHPVAIAVINPGNPTGSVLSYDNIRMIIGFARKHRLSILADEVYQENVYGKGCKFYSFAKVMHDLGENDISLFSFHSISKGLLGECGHRGGYAEFRNIPDDVMAELIKLQSISLCANVPGQIATYVMVSPPRKGEESYEQYRNELNSVYAELKSKAELLGTRINNIRGMSVTIPDGAMYAFVKFELPPEPHVDVQSMSEEQRREYEAKRDTEYCLALLEETGICVVPGSGFGQVSGTLHFRTTFLPPKEEIEQVVIRLKEFHESYCERISRAEEKVVS, via the coding sequence ATGATTTCGATCCGGGATTTGAATGCAGATTTGTTGTCGGCGGAATATGCCGTCCGCGGACCGATAGTCTCCCGCGCTCAGCAATTGGAAGAGCAGGGGAAGAAGATCATTTATTGCAATATCGGAAACCCGCAAGCGCTGAAACAAAAGCCGTTGACCTACCTTCGTCAAATTCTCAGCCTCGTTGAATATCCGGAATTGCTGGACAACAATGAAGCTGCCCGGCTTTATCCCGCCGACGTTCTGGTGAAAGCCAGATCAATTCTTTCCCGGCATCCGTCCGGCACGGGCGCATACACGCAAAGTGCGGGAATTCCGTTCATTCGAAATGCCGTCGCCGAATTCATTCAGCGGCGGGACGGAATTCTTTCCGACAAAGATCACATCATTTTGACGGACGGAGCAAGCAAGGGAGTTCAGTCCGCGCTTCTTGCGCTTCTCAGGAGCCCGAATGACGGGGTGATGATTCCGATCCCTCAATACCCCCTGTATAGCGCGACCATTGCATTGTACGGCGGCAAGCAAATCGGCTACTATCTTGATGAAGAGAATCGATGGCAGCTAAATGAGAAAGCCTTGACGGAAAGCATAACAGAGGCAATGCGGTCTGGCACTCATCCGGTCGCCATTGCAGTGATCAATCCCGGAAACCCGACGGGCTCCGTTCTCTCATACGACAACATCAGGATGATCATCGGCTTTGCGCGCAAGCATCGTCTCTCGATCCTGGCCGACGAGGTCTATCAGGAAAATGTGTACGGAAAAGGGTGCAAGTTTTATTCTTTCGCAAAAGTCATGCACGACCTTGGCGAGAACGATATTTCTCTTTTCAGCTTTCATTCGATCTCAAAGGGATTGCTGGGAGAGTGCGGCCATCGCGGTGGATATGCCGAGTTCAGGAATATTCCCGACGATGTGATGGCCGAATTGATCAAGCTGCAGTCGATCAGTTTGTGCGCCAATGTGCCGGGGCAGATCGCAACCTACGTCATGGTTTCTCCTCCCCGCAAAGGAGAAGAAAGTTACGAACAGTATCGTAACGAATTGAATTCGGTGTACGCCGAGTTGAAGTCGAAGGCTGAATTGCTTGGGACCCGGATCAACAACATCAGAGGAATGTCGGTGACAATTCCTGACGGTGCGATGTATGCGTTCGTCAAATTTGAGCTCCCCCCCGAGCCTCATGTCGATGTGCAGTCAATGTCGGAGGAACAAAGGCGGGAATACGAGGCAAAACGGGACACGGAATACTGCCTGGCGCTCCTCGAAGAGACCGGCATCTGTGTCGTGCCCGGATCGGGATTCGGTCAGGTCTCCGGCACGCTCCATTTCAGAACGACCTTTCTCCCGCCGAAGGAAGAGATCGAGCAGGTTGTCATCAGGTTGAAGGAGTTTCACGAATCGTATTGCGAGAGAATATCCCGCGCCGAAGAAAAAGTTGTTTCTTAA
- a CDS encoding pitrilysin family protein yields the protein MPNRIHKIPSKEISATYQKTVLPNGIRIVSEEIPHVKSVSIGIWIDTGSQNETESTNGISHFLEHMVFKGTEHRSTQQIARSLESVGGYLNAFTTKEHTCYYARVLDEFTELAVDVLSDLVQFPLFPEKEIEKEKLVVLEELKNAEDDPDDLIHDYFETNIYSGHTLRFPVLGSAKNVSLFGRKDLIGYVRDRYTADNIVVAAAGNIPHEKFVELIEKYFRLHRKSSGRAVRSKLTRTKKQTQEFEKPIQQAHVCTGTIGFSVHSKNRFPSLVMNTLLGDGMSSRLFQNIRERYGFAYTVYSFLNMLRDTGSFGVYLGTDKKHVQQSLDLVFAELHSLRTKPISKAELQRTKAQLKGSMLLGLESTSARMMRLGTGELYFGEFTDLETISKEIDSVNVGDVTDVAQLLLKEDSFSTIIFSPAAN from the coding sequence ATGCCGAATCGAATCCACAAAATCCCTTCAAAAGAGATCTCTGCGACGTATCAAAAGACTGTTCTCCCCAACGGCATAAGGATTGTCAGCGAGGAAATTCCCCACGTAAAATCTGTTTCCATCGGTATCTGGATCGACACCGGCTCCCAAAACGAAACCGAATCGACCAACGGGATCTCCCATTTTCTCGAGCACATGGTGTTCAAGGGGACGGAACACCGGTCGACGCAACAAATTGCCCGCAGCCTAGAATCGGTCGGCGGCTACCTGAACGCGTTTACGACCAAAGAGCACACCTGTTACTATGCCAGAGTGCTCGATGAGTTTACGGAACTCGCCGTCGACGTCCTGTCCGACCTTGTGCAGTTTCCGCTGTTTCCTGAGAAGGAGATCGAAAAAGAAAAGCTTGTCGTGCTGGAGGAATTAAAAAATGCGGAGGACGATCCCGACGACCTGATCCACGATTATTTTGAAACGAATATCTATTCCGGGCATACGCTTCGGTTTCCTGTCCTGGGCTCAGCGAAGAATGTCTCATTATTCGGGAGAAAAGATCTCATCGGTTATGTGCGGGATCGCTATACTGCCGACAACATCGTCGTTGCGGCTGCCGGGAATATTCCCCACGAGAAGTTCGTCGAACTCATTGAAAAATATTTCAGACTTCATCGGAAATCCTCGGGGAGGGCGGTCCGGTCGAAATTGACACGGACCAAGAAACAAACACAAGAATTTGAAAAGCCGATCCAGCAGGCGCACGTTTGCACCGGCACTATCGGGTTCAGCGTCCACAGTAAGAACCGCTTTCCGTCACTTGTGATGAATACGCTCCTCGGCGACGGCATGAGTTCACGGCTTTTCCAGAATATCCGCGAACGGTATGGGTTTGCGTATACGGTCTATTCGTTTCTGAATATGCTGCGGGATACGGGCTCGTTCGGAGTGTATTTAGGGACAGACAAGAAGCACGTTCAGCAATCTCTTGATTTGGTCTTCGCGGAATTGCATTCCCTGAGAACCAAGCCGATTTCCAAGGCCGAATTGCAGCGAACCAAAGCGCAGCTGAAAGGAAGCATGCTGCTCGGGCTTGAAAGCACGTCGGCTCGGATGATGCGATTGGGAACGGGAGAATTGTATTTTGGAGAGTTTACCGATCTGGAAACGATCTCAAAGGAGATCGATTCGGTAAATGTGGGTGATGTCACCGACGTTGCACAGCTTCTCTTGAAGGAAGATTCGTTTTCGACAATAATTTTTTCACCGGCGGCTAACTAG
- a CDS encoding exo-alpha-sialidase encodes MAKKKVYLLVGTHKGAFIYSSDEKRKKWSLKGPLLKGADVNEIILDTRGEPTLYACVNSYWWGSNVHISKDLGKTWQQSESGIKFDEKSGKAVARAWHVAPGRASEPNVLYAGVDPGALFRSDDGGKNWKEIQSLTNHPTRQKWNPGAGGLMVHCTCIDPNDSKKMFVGISAAGVFCSEDGGATWEPRNKGVRADFQPDKYPEVGQCTHHLDFHPAKPNVLYQQNHCGVYRSDNEGRNWIDISEGLPSRFGFPLQVHPNDPDTIYVLPEQGAEFRGPVDGKFGVYRSTNRGGRWKKLTKGLPTKNMYAHVHRQAMGADSCDTSGVYIGTSGGQILYSRNEGDSWHQLADWLPAIYSVRTAVV; translated from the coding sequence ATGGCAAAGAAGAAGGTTTACCTGCTTGTGGGAACGCATAAAGGGGCATTTATTTATTCGAGCGATGAAAAGAGGAAGAAGTGGAGTTTGAAGGGACCTCTTCTGAAAGGAGCAGATGTCAACGAGATCATCCTTGACACGAGAGGCGAACCGACACTCTACGCCTGCGTCAATTCGTATTGGTGGGGTTCGAACGTTCACATCAGCAAAGACCTCGGAAAAACCTGGCAGCAATCGGAATCGGGGATCAAGTTCGACGAAAAGTCAGGCAAGGCTGTTGCTCGCGCGTGGCACGTTGCTCCCGGCCGAGCGAGTGAGCCGAATGTTCTTTACGCCGGAGTAGATCCCGGCGCTTTGTTTCGTTCCGACGATGGCGGAAAAAATTGGAAAGAGATCCAAAGTTTGACCAACCACCCCACGAGACAAAAATGGAACCCCGGAGCGGGAGGTCTCATGGTCCATTGCACCTGCATCGATCCGAACGATTCGAAGAAAATGTTCGTTGGGATATCAGCTGCGGGGGTTTTTTGCAGTGAAGACGGGGGAGCAACCTGGGAACCGAGAAACAAGGGGGTGCGGGCCGATTTTCAACCCGACAAATATCCTGAGGTCGGTCAATGTACGCATCACCTTGATTTTCATCCTGCCAAGCCGAACGTTCTCTACCAGCAGAATCATTGCGGCGTGTACAGGAGCGACAACGAAGGCAGGAACTGGATCGATATCAGCGAAGGACTTCCATCCCGGTTTGGTTTTCCTCTTCAGGTTCATCCCAATGATCCCGACACCATTTATGTTCTTCCTGAACAGGGGGCGGAGTTCCGCGGACCGGTCGACGGAAAATTCGGCGTCTATCGCAGCACGAACCGGGGCGGGCGGTGGAAGAAGCTGACCAAAGGCCTGCCGACGAAAAACATGTACGCTCACGTTCATCGTCAAGCGATGGGAGCCGATTCCTGCGATACAAGCGGAGTCTACATCGGGACGAGCGGCGGGCAAATTCTCTACAGCAGGAACGAAGGCGATTCCTGGCATCAGTTGGCCGATTGGCTGCCGGCGATCTATTCAGTTCGCACTGCGGTCGTCTGA
- the udk gene encoding uridine kinase — protein sequence MDHLVIGIAGGTGSGKTTVTQKVLERLRVQDKVVVIQHDSYYKDISAYPGLTPEKINFDHPDSLETSLLIRHVRDLKREIPVDQPIYNFTTHSRMKDSLRLSPKDIIIIEGILIFVDKELRDLMDIKIFVDTDADERLLRRIRRDIMDRGRSIDSVMNQYVSTVKPMHLEFVEPSKHWADIIVPRGGDNHVAIDMVAVKIETMLRNKHNPS from the coding sequence ATGGATCACCTCGTTATCGGAATTGCCGGCGGCACAGGTTCGGGAAAAACGACTGTGACGCAGAAGGTTCTGGAGCGGCTCCGAGTACAGGATAAAGTTGTCGTTATCCAGCACGACTCGTATTACAAGGATATTTCCGCTTATCCTGGTTTGACGCCGGAAAAAATAAACTTTGACCACCCGGATTCTCTTGAAACGTCGCTTTTAATCCGCCACGTTCGTGATTTGAAACGAGAAATTCCGGTGGACCAGCCGATCTACAACTTTACGACGCATTCCCGGATGAAGGATTCGCTCCGGCTTTCGCCAAAGGATATCATCATCATTGAAGGCATTCTGATTTTTGTCGATAAAGAGCTGCGTGACCTGATGGACATCAAGATTTTCGTCGATACCGATGCCGATGAACGTCTGTTGCGGCGCATTCGACGCGACATCATGGATCGGGGCCGGTCGATCGATTCCGTCATGAACCAATACGTTTCCACCGTCAAGCCGATGCATCTCGAATTTGTGGAGCCGAGCAAACACTGGGCGGACATTATCGTCCCCCGCGGGGGAGATAACCATGTTGCAATCGATATGGTCGCCGTCAAAATAGAGACAATGCTGCGAAATAAACACAATCCCTCTTAA
- a CDS encoding helix-turn-helix domain-containing protein: MTKMKELKIVDGSEFFTIKETAKILGIEPNSIRNYLSWGKITAYKFKSLTLISREEIERWKGLQK, encoded by the coding sequence ATGACAAAGATGAAAGAACTAAAAATAGTGGATGGCTCAGAGTTCTTTACGATCAAGGAAACGGCTAAGATTTTAGGAATTGAACCCAATTCGATCCGCAATTACTTGTCTTGGGGCAAAATCACGGCCTACAAATTCAAAAGCCTAACCCTGATTAGCAGAGAAGAAATAGAGCGCTGGAAGGGATTGCAGAAGTAG
- a CDS encoding IS1 family transposase — MNVLPIEKKALVLTLLTEGQSIRATQRITGVDQNTIMSLLVKAGAKAQEILDREMVNIKSNHVEVDEIWGYVGKKQKQLKPFDSEELGDQYIFVAMDAETKLVPAFLVGKRNQINCVALMKELQYRISTRFQLSTDSFAPYFNAVDSVFGTDVDYGQIHKEYREDNKGERRYSPAQIVRVIINPLIGNPDRKHISTSKIERQNLTMRMGMRRLTRLTNAFSKKLENLKAATALHFYFYNFMRIHQSLRVTPAMEAKITNRIWGWDDLLLDIAKAA, encoded by the coding sequence ATGAACGTATTGCCAATCGAAAAGAAAGCCCTCGTTTTAACCCTCCTCACAGAAGGTCAATCAATCCGAGCTACTCAGCGAATTACAGGCGTAGATCAAAATACCATTATGAGCTTGCTCGTCAAAGCCGGAGCGAAAGCCCAAGAAATTCTCGACCGCGAAATGGTTAATATCAAATCCAATCACGTAGAAGTTGACGAAATCTGGGGATACGTTGGGAAAAAACAAAAGCAATTAAAGCCCTTCGATAGCGAAGAGTTGGGCGACCAATATATTTTTGTTGCTATGGATGCGGAAACTAAACTTGTCCCCGCGTTCTTAGTGGGGAAGCGCAATCAGATTAATTGCGTTGCGCTTATGAAAGAATTGCAGTATAGAATTTCTACACGGTTTCAGTTATCAACGGATTCTTTTGCTCCGTACTTCAATGCCGTAGATTCTGTTTTCGGTACCGATGTTGACTATGGACAAATTCACAAAGAGTACCGAGAAGATAACAAGGGCGAAAGAAGATATTCCCCCGCTCAGATCGTGAGGGTAATAATAAATCCGTTAATCGGAAATCCTGATAGAAAACATATTTCTACCAGTAAAATCGAAAGACAGAACTTGACTATGAGGATGGGCATGAGAAGGCTGACGCGGCTCACTAATGCGTTTAGTAAGAAATTAGAGAACCTTAAAGCGGCAACGGCATTGCATTTCTACTTTTACAATTTTATGAGGATTCATCAATCATTGAGGGTTACGCCTGCTATGGAGGCGAAGATCACAAACAGAATTTGGGGATGGGATGACTTACTTTTGGATATAGCAAAGGCGGCGTGA